A genomic segment from Nodularia sphaerocarpa UHCC 0038 encodes:
- a CDS encoding anti-sigma factor antagonist (This anti-anti-sigma factor, or anti-sigma factor antagonist, belongs to a family that includes characterized members SpoIIAA, RsbV, RsfA, and RsfB.) translates to MATKVQSFMTSQPIQEDLPVTSFQETVIIQVSARLSVLEAVSFKQTCQDLIQQNTPPKQIIIDFHQTTFMDSSGLGSLVSNFKNAQEKGIILTLRNVTPQVMAVLNLTGLDEVFPIESSSQRSPRETDQPTDTHKSNYRKLEPLPTTHSSVASWMKRLIDIVGALVGLVITGFLLIPIIVAIQLDDPGPIFFGQIRCGWMGKRFKIWKFRSMCVDAEAKKSQVKNQVQGAFFKNEKDPRVTKVGRFLRRTSLDELPQFWNVLKGDMSLVGTRPPTPDEVERYEVPEWQRLDVKPGMTGEWQVNGRSKVRCFEDVIRLDLEYQKNWSLLYDLKLICKTVAILFHRNSGAV, encoded by the coding sequence ATGGCAACGAAAGTGCAGAGCTTCATGACTAGCCAACCCATACAGGAAGACCTTCCAGTTACTTCCTTTCAGGAAACTGTAATCATACAGGTATCAGCCCGCTTAAGCGTGCTTGAGGCAGTAAGTTTTAAGCAGACCTGCCAAGATTTAATTCAACAAAATACACCTCCCAAGCAAATTATTATTGATTTTCACCAAACTACTTTTATGGATAGTAGTGGTTTGGGTTCCCTGGTGAGTAATTTTAAAAATGCACAGGAAAAAGGCATTATCTTGACTTTGCGGAATGTCACCCCTCAAGTGATGGCAGTGCTAAACCTGACAGGATTAGATGAAGTTTTCCCTATTGAGTCTAGCAGCCAAAGGTCGCCAAGAGAAACTGACCAACCCACAGATACCCACAAAAGTAATTATCGCAAATTAGAGCCACTACCCACGACTCATTCCTCCGTAGCATCTTGGATGAAACGATTGATAGACATTGTGGGCGCACTAGTAGGTTTGGTAATTACAGGATTTTTGTTGATTCCCATTATAGTGGCGATCCAACTTGATGATCCTGGCCCCATTTTCTTTGGTCAAATTCGCTGTGGTTGGATGGGAAAACGATTTAAGATTTGGAAATTTCGTTCCATGTGTGTAGATGCGGAAGCGAAGAAATCCCAAGTCAAAAATCAAGTCCAAGGAGCCTTTTTCAAGAACGAAAAAGATCCGAGAGTCACGAAAGTAGGGCGGTTTTTGCGCCGAACCAGCTTGGATGAATTACCGCAATTTTGGAACGTCCTCAAAGGAGATATGAGCTTAGTGGGTACTAGACCACCCACACCTGATGAAGTAGAACGCTATGAAGTACCGGAATGGCAACGTTTAGATGTTAAACCCGGTATGACTGGAGAATGGCAAGTTAATGGACGGTCTAAGGTACGCTGTTTTGAGGATGTAATTCGCCTAGATTTAGAGTATCAGAAAAATTGGAGTTTATTATACGATTTGAAATTAATTTGCAAAACTGTGGCAATTCTATTTCATAGAAATAGTGGTGCTGTTTAG
- a CDS encoding Txe/YoeB family addiction module toxin yields MVTKLYTKCCIQRDAFTRIGKPEALKYELQGYWSRRISDEHRLVYKVEEDLLIILSCKYHYD; encoded by the coding sequence ATTGTAACAAAACTTTACACAAAGTGCTGTATACAAAGAGATGCTTTTACAAGAATAGGTAAGCCAGAAGCCCTGAAATATGAACTACAAGGTTACTGGTCAAGGCGTATTTCAGATGAACATCGATTAGTTTACAAAGTGGAAGAAGATTTATTAATTATCTTGTCTTGTAAATATCATTATGACTAA
- a CDS encoding TerB family tellurite resistance protein, whose translation MINNQDTNNNKVVQELQNLIGEKIIASFDMVAKDRSNYFTQNPDQITSINSASSIINRYAILNGGISAAANLVPGPLGMIAVGPEIITVMRNQIAMIYDLGVVYGKQRYLTKELLAGVLICTLGTGLISTVNTLASKVIITQGSKILVRKVSTPIFKELARWLALRSAQQALKSSVSKYLPLIGSSAMGLWSTYTTKEVGKKAIQLFQKEIELLDETQSISEYDITSNLISASLLEANVNREQRIEVLKIKSLINLMKVDGNIEHKEKEYLKTIIINANLNPGEINEIKNTLSAQKIEIDYSVIGSYPDDALGLLIDLITLAKSDGDFHITEKMYIKQVGKMIGFSEADIEEMILSYRNGYVK comes from the coding sequence ATGATCAACAATCAGGATACAAATAATAATAAAGTTGTTCAAGAATTGCAAAACCTAATTGGTGAAAAAATAATTGCTTCTTTTGATATGGTTGCAAAGGATAGAAGTAATTATTTTACTCAAAATCCTGATCAAATAACTTCTATAAATTCTGCTAGTTCTATTATCAATCGTTATGCAATATTGAATGGAGGGATTTCAGCAGCAGCTAATTTAGTTCCAGGTCCATTGGGAATGATAGCAGTTGGCCCAGAAATTATCACAGTCATGCGAAATCAAATTGCTATGATTTATGATTTGGGAGTAGTTTATGGTAAACAACGATATTTAACCAAGGAACTATTAGCAGGTGTCTTAATTTGTACTTTAGGTACAGGATTAATTAGCACTGTAAATACTCTAGCCAGTAAAGTAATTATAACTCAAGGCAGTAAAATTTTAGTTAGAAAAGTAAGCACACCAATATTTAAAGAACTCGCTCGTTGGTTGGCTTTAAGATCAGCCCAACAAGCATTAAAATCAAGTGTTAGTAAATACCTGCCTTTAATTGGCTCTTCTGCTATGGGTTTATGGTCAACTTATACAACTAAAGAAGTAGGTAAGAAGGCAATTCAACTTTTTCAAAAAGAAATTGAATTATTAGATGAAACTCAATCAATAAGTGAATATGATATTACATCAAATCTAATTTCTGCATCTTTATTAGAAGCTAATGTTAACAGAGAACAAAGAATAGAAGTCTTAAAGATTAAAAGTCTAATAAATTTAATGAAGGTTGATGGTAATATAGAACATAAAGAAAAAGAATATCTCAAGACAATTATTATCAATGCTAATTTAAACCCTGGGGAAATTAATGAAATCAAAAATACATTATCTGCTCAAAAAATTGAAATAGATTATTCAGTTATAGGTAGTTATCCAGATGATGCTTTAGGGCTGTTAATTGATCTAATAACATTGGCAAAAAGTGATGGAGATTTTCACATTACAGAAAAAATGTATATTAAACAAGTAGGAAAGATGATAGGATTTTCTGAGGCAGATATTGAAGAAATGATATTATCTTACAGAAATGGTTATGTAAAATAA
- a CDS encoding type II toxin-antitoxin system YafQ family toxin has product MKVLVWDTSFKRAFKRVVRKNPQLEGKIFEILELLASDIFNPVLKSHKLSGQLEGLWACSVAYDCRIIYILKQAEDTQEEMIVLVDIGSHDEVY; this is encoded by the coding sequence ATGAAAGTTTTAGTTTGGGATACCAGTTTTAAGAGAGCTTTTAAGCGAGTTGTTCGTAAGAATCCCCAATTAGAGGGGAAAATATTTGAAATATTAGAATTACTAGCGTCTGATATATTTAACCCTGTTTTGAAATCTCATAAATTGAGTGGTCAGTTAGAAGGTTTATGGGCTTGTTCAGTGGCTTATGACTGCCGAATTATCTATATATTAAAACAAGCTGAGGATACACAAGAGGAGATGATTGTGTTAGTTGATATCGGTAGCCATGATGAGGTTTATTAA
- a CDS encoding ferredoxin:protochlorophyllide reductase (ATP-dependent) subunit N, translated as MTIAQQPEALNFECETGNYHTFCPISCVAWLYQKIEDSFFLVIGTKTCGYFLQNAMGVMIFAEPRYAMAELEEGDISAQLNDYEELKRLCLQIKRDRNPSVIVWIGTCTTEIIKTDLEGLAPKLESDIGIPIVVARANGLDYAFTQGEDTVLAAMAHRCPTHAPAAETETEKGDRNAIQKLLNFGKKKEEVIQEESEYVDHPPLVLFGSLPDPVVTQLTLELKKQGIRVSGWLPAKRFTELPVIEEGYYVAGVNPFLSRTATTLMRRRKCKLIGAPFPIGPDGTRAWVEKICSVFGITPKGLDEREAQIWESVEDYVKLIRGKSVFFMGDNLLEISQARFLVRCGMTVQEIGIPYMDKRYQAAELALLEKTCHEMGVPLPRIVEKPDNYNQLQRIYESKPDLVITGMAHANPLEARGINTKWSVEFTFAQIHGFTNTRDILELVTRPLRRNNNLKDMGWDKLVKEEAKI; from the coding sequence ATGACTATCGCTCAACAACCAGAAGCTTTAAACTTTGAGTGTGAAACTGGTAATTACCATACCTTCTGCCCCATCAGCTGTGTGGCGTGGTTGTATCAGAAAATCGAGGATAGCTTCTTTTTGGTAATTGGTACGAAGACTTGTGGGTATTTCCTGCAAAATGCGATGGGGGTGATGATTTTTGCTGAACCTCGCTATGCAATGGCAGAGTTGGAAGAGGGAGATATTTCGGCACAGTTGAATGATTATGAGGAGTTGAAGCGGTTGTGTTTGCAAATTAAGCGCGATCGCAATCCTAGTGTTATTGTCTGGATTGGTACTTGCACTACAGAAATTATTAAAACTGATTTGGAAGGTTTAGCACCGAAGTTAGAATCAGATATTGGTATTCCTATCGTTGTCGCCCGTGCAAATGGTCTAGATTACGCCTTTACACAGGGGGAAGACACTGTTTTGGCGGCAATGGCTCATCGTTGTCCTACTCATGCTCCTGCGGCGGAAACTGAAACGGAAAAGGGCGATCGCAATGCTATCCAAAAGCTGCTAAACTTCGGTAAAAAGAAAGAAGAAGTTATCCAAGAAGAATCTGAGTATGTGGATCATCCACCTCTAGTTCTCTTCGGTTCTCTTCCTGATCCTGTGGTGACTCAGTTAACTTTAGAACTGAAGAAACAAGGAATTAGAGTTTCCGGCTGGCTACCTGCAAAACGCTTCACTGAATTGCCAGTAATTGAAGAAGGGTATTATGTCGCTGGTGTCAACCCCTTCCTCAGTCGGACTGCGACTACTTTAATGCGTCGCCGCAAGTGTAAACTGATTGGCGCACCTTTCCCCATTGGCCCTGATGGAACTCGCGCCTGGGTGGAGAAAATCTGCTCTGTGTTTGGTATTACTCCCAAAGGTTTGGATGAGCGTGAAGCCCAAATTTGGGAAAGTGTGGAAGATTACGTAAAACTGATTCGCGGTAAGTCTGTCTTCTTCATGGGTGATAACTTACTGGAAATCTCCCAAGCGCGGTTCTTGGTACGCTGTGGAATGACAGTTCAAGAAATTGGCATTCCCTACATGGATAAGCGCTATCAAGCTGCTGAGTTGGCGCTCTTGGAAAAGACTTGTCACGAAATGGGTGTACCTTTGCCCAGAATTGTGGAAAAGCCGGATAATTACAATCAATTGCAACGGATTTATGAATCGAAGCCAGATTTGGTAATTACTGGTATGGCTCATGCTAATCCATTGGAAGCACGCGGTATTAATACGAAGTGGTCTGTGGAGTTCACTTTTGCTCAAATTCACGGTTTTACTAATACCCGTGACATTCTGGAGTTGGTGACTCGTCCGTTACGTCGGAATAATAATTTGAAGGATATGGGTTGGGATAAGTTGGTGAAGGAAGAAGCGAAGATTTAG
- a CDS encoding DUF5331 domain-containing protein: MAFFNSFTDSIRQKWLQFFQANREWIILHMASESVYTPDGGKRPPSYLILGVVNALEPKLAQLMMPFSRLNADADTLIEVLDLHFDPDIALGNRFIPPNETAAEENNHYESAETVDENTEDETLAISYTNGFEMDSDLQTLVVAESFSRENELGDEFNAGLEAEADDFGEISFEAPTASEEMLDEQMLDELDTSDENTFKDVLSDVWGDEAALLKNEENNDLLGEELPSGVFDESEIARLFPNA; the protein is encoded by the coding sequence ATGGCTTTCTTTAATAGCTTTACCGATTCAATCAGACAGAAGTGGTTGCAATTCTTTCAGGCAAACCGTGAATGGATTATTCTGCACATGGCATCAGAGTCCGTTTACACTCCTGATGGCGGAAAGCGACCACCTTCATACCTCATCCTGGGCGTTGTCAACGCGCTGGAACCAAAACTGGCTCAGTTAATGATGCCCTTTTCCCGCCTGAATGCTGACGCTGATACCCTGATTGAAGTGCTGGATTTGCATTTTGACCCAGACATTGCTCTGGGGAACCGTTTCATTCCTCCAAACGAAACAGCAGCAGAAGAGAACAATCACTATGAGTCCGCCGAGACTGTAGATGAAAATACTGAAGATGAAACTCTGGCGATTTCTTATACAAATGGCTTTGAGATGGATTCTGATTTGCAAACTCTCGTAGTCGCCGAATCTTTTTCCAGGGAAAATGAACTGGGTGATGAGTTCAATGCAGGACTAGAGGCGGAAGCAGATGATTTTGGCGAGATTTCTTTTGAAGCACCCACTGCGTCTGAAGAAATGCTGGATGAGCAAATGCTCGATGAACTGGATACATCAGATGAGAATACTTTTAAGGATGTATTGTCAGATGTCTGGGGTGATGAAGCGGCTTTGCTCAAGAATGAAGAAAATAACGATTTATTAGGGGAAGAACTGCCATCAGGAGTTTTTGATGAATCAGAAATTGCCCGTCTCTTCCCCAATGCTTAA
- the bchL gene encoding ferredoxin:protochlorophyllide reductase (ATP-dependent) iron-sulfur ATP-binding protein, with the protein MKLAVYGKGGIGKSTTSCNISVALAKRGKKVLQIGCDPKHDSTFTLTGFLIPTIIDTLQEKDYHYEDVWPEDVIYKGYGGVDCVEAGGPPAGAGCGGYVVGETVKLLKELNAFDEYDVILFDVLGDVVCGGFAAPLNYADYCMIVTDNGFDALFAANRIAASVREKARTHPLRLAGLIGNRTSKRDLIDKYIETVPMPVLEVLPLIEDIRVSRVKGKTLFEMAEHDPSLNYVCDYYLNIADQILARPEGVVPNDTPDRELFSLLSDFYLNPGKHQVPNSEEALDLMIV; encoded by the coding sequence GTGAAACTAGCAGTTTACGGAAAAGGTGGTATTGGTAAATCCACAACTAGCTGTAATATATCCGTCGCCCTAGCCAAACGCGGCAAGAAAGTTCTACAAATTGGTTGTGACCCCAAACACGACAGTACCTTTACTCTCACAGGGTTTTTGATTCCCACTATTATCGACACCCTGCAAGAAAAGGACTACCACTACGAAGATGTTTGGCCAGAAGATGTAATTTATAAAGGCTATGGCGGTGTAGATTGCGTGGAAGCAGGTGGTCCACCGGCGGGTGCAGGCTGCGGGGGCTATGTAGTAGGCGAAACCGTAAAATTACTGAAAGAACTCAACGCTTTTGATGAGTACGATGTGATTTTGTTTGATGTTCTAGGTGACGTTGTTTGTGGTGGTTTCGCTGCCCCACTCAACTATGCTGATTACTGCATGATTGTTACTGATAATGGCTTTGATGCCTTGTTTGCGGCTAATCGGATTGCAGCATCAGTCCGGGAAAAAGCCCGGACTCACCCACTGCGTTTAGCTGGTTTAATTGGTAACCGCACCTCCAAGCGCGATTTGATAGATAAATATATAGAAACTGTTCCTATGCCAGTTCTGGAAGTCTTACCTTTAATTGAAGACATCCGTGTTTCCCGCGTTAAGGGTAAAACTTTGTTTGAAATGGCAGAACATGACCCTTCTCTGAACTACGTTTGCGATTATTACCTCAACATCGCTGACCAAATTCTGGCGCGTCCAGAAGGCGTTGTGCCAAATGATACTCCCGACCGTGAATTATTCTCTTTGTTGTCTGATTTTTATCTAAATCCGGGTAAACACCAGGTTCCTAATTCCGAAGAAGCACTAGACTTGATGATTGTATAA
- a CDS encoding TIGR02450 family Trp-rich protein: MPKKPKFPHLVGSKWTTHQKIDGWRHFQVVNRKNQSKWVYAEMVAACDPNVRFWLNAKLLQDNSQWQAGWQSLQEIEALESEI, translated from the coding sequence ATGCCTAAAAAACCAAAATTTCCTCACCTAGTTGGTTCTAAGTGGACAACACACCAAAAAATAGATGGCTGGCGACACTTCCAAGTCGTTAACCGCAAAAATCAGAGTAAGTGGGTTTATGCGGAAATGGTAGCTGCTTGTGACCCCAATGTGCGCTTTTGGTTAAATGCTAAATTGTTACAAGATAACTCTCAGTGGCAAGCTGGCTGGCAATCACTACAGGAAATTGAAGCCCTAGAATCTGAAATATGA
- a CDS encoding saccharopine dehydrogenase family protein, which produces MKERVLILGGRGRIGSSVAADLATHTQAQITITGRSPETGRSLSLPLAKKVDFLVLDLAEVDKLREAIAHSNLVIHCAGPFHYRDANVLKICIEQGVNYIDVSDHRSYTSKALKYHEQAVAAGVTAIINTGIFPGISNSMVRQCVEQFDQAEKIHLSYLVSGSGGAGITVMRTTFLGLQYPFEAWIDKKWQKIEPYTQREIVDFPPPYRRSGVYWFDMPETFTMPQSFPSVNTVVTKFGSIPDFYNHLTWMTAHIFPKWLMQRRYMIEFLSRVSHLMTDFTNNFSGIGVAVRSEVTGQKNGETAVYCSTLVHENTAVASGCGAGSIAQLLLEGKLTKPGVSPVEEALPTDLFILSMQNRGIKINYNWVDTQEAEK; this is translated from the coding sequence ATGAAAGAGCGCGTTTTGATACTTGGTGGAAGAGGGCGAATCGGGAGCAGTGTTGCGGCGGATTTAGCCACCCACACACAGGCACAAATTACCATTACAGGACGTTCCCCAGAGACAGGGCGGAGCCTCAGCTTGCCTTTGGCTAAGAAAGTTGATTTTTTGGTGTTGGACTTGGCAGAAGTTGATAAATTGAGAGAGGCGATCGCACACTCCAATTTAGTCATCCATTGTGCTGGTCCATTTCACTACCGAGACGCTAATGTTCTCAAAATTTGCATTGAACAAGGCGTTAACTACATAGATGTCAGTGACCATCGTTCTTATACTAGCAAAGCGCTCAAATATCATGAACAAGCTGTTGCTGCTGGCGTGACGGCAATTATTAATACTGGCATTTTCCCCGGAATCTCTAACAGCATGGTGCGTCAGTGTGTCGAGCAATTCGATCAAGCAGAAAAAATACATTTAAGTTATTTAGTATCTGGTTCTGGAGGAGCCGGAATTACAGTCATGCGGACAACCTTTTTAGGATTGCAATATCCTTTTGAAGCTTGGATAGATAAAAAATGGCAAAAAATCGAACCTTATACTCAAAGAGAAATCGTTGATTTTCCCCCTCCCTATCGACGCAGTGGCGTGTACTGGTTTGATATGCCAGAAACCTTTACAATGCCCCAATCTTTCCCATCAGTTAACACTGTAGTTACCAAATTTGGTTCTATTCCTGACTTTTATAACCACCTCACTTGGATGACCGCCCATATATTTCCTAAATGGTTAATGCAGCGTCGTTACATGATTGAATTTTTGTCCCGCGTCAGTCACTTAATGACAGATTTCACCAATAATTTCAGTGGAATTGGCGTAGCGGTGCGTTCAGAAGTTACAGGTCAAAAAAATGGTGAAACAGCCGTTTATTGTTCTACATTAGTCCATGAAAATACAGCCGTAGCCTCTGGCTGTGGTGCAGGTAGCATTGCCCAACTCTTATTAGAAGGCAAATTGACAAAACCAGGTGTTTCACCTGTAGAAGAAGCACTACCAACAGATTTATTTATCCTGTCTATGCAAAACCGAGGCATTAAGATAAATTACAATTGGGTTGACACTCAAGAAGCAGAAAAATGA